The following nucleotide sequence is from Cinclus cinclus chromosome 23, bCinCin1.1, whole genome shotgun sequence.
GGAATTGTTCCATATTGCCCCGAGAGCTTCTTTCCTAAAAATcgaggttcctttgcacagggAGTGGTGAATGCTGAGCCCGGAGCCCAAGCTCAAGGCTAGGCTCAAGGCTTGATCCAGATCAAGGTGTCTCCATCCCAAAGGAAGTGCCACTCCcagttttcctgccttttccatgCCCTTGATCCTGGCTGTTTGTCCCAGCGGGCACAGGGGGGGCCACATCTCTGCTTCATTTCGAGTCCTTCTCTCATTACAGACCGACATCGGTTATTTATATCTCATCCTTAATCCCACAGTGTCCAtcctggaggtgctgggagcCATCCAcaggatggggctggagcagccctgcagcagccctgcagcatcccagcatcTGGCACCGGGGAGCCGCAGCCAGGAATCCTGGAGCCAAGAGGAAAATGGGACACGGGCCCTGCACTGCCGCTAAATGACCTTGGCGAGGTGGCACCGTGCCCCTCTGCCACCTGAGGGGCTCAGGAACAGCTGGACATGTCCTTGAAGGCCACGCTGGGATTTTCTGGACCCCCTAAAAGGAAGGGAAGCAGTTGCTGAGGCATCATTTCCCCATGGATGCAGTGTGAGCCTCTCCCTGCCAGGCAGAGAGATCCtgggctgtgtcctgctgccagccgTGTCTGTGACCCGGGTGGGACatgtggctgctgtggctgctccagggTGACACTGAAGCTCCAGGGTGACACTACCAAGGCGGCCACCACGGCCCCAGCTGTGACCTCTGCCCCTTTCACGTTCCCTGCTGGCTGAGTTGAAAGGTTTCTGTGCCTCAAAGGGAAGGAAGTCGCCTGCAGCCAAGAGAAGGAAGCCGCTCGGTTTCCCCTCCGCGTCTGCCAGGCGTGTGAGGGGAGCAGGGTGTAGCCAGATGGGGAACGAGATAGGGggggaaggcagcagctccttccttccAGATGTTCCTGGCTAGACGGGGGAAGCGTGTCCTGGGTGATAtttcctccagctgtgcctgggctgggctgtcccGGCTCTCTGCTGGCCGTGCAGTGCGGGACAGCAGCCACGATGGGGAGCTTCCATCCCGCGGGATGGCCGGGTCAGCAGGGCAGGACAAGGAGAGTTCTGCTGTCCCCTGGTTGTGGGGACAGAACCAGCAGGGCAGGACAAGGAGAGTTCTGCTGTCCCCTGGTTGTGGGGACAGAACCAGCAGGGCAGGACAAGgtgctctgctgtcccctggttgtggggacagagccaggGGTGGGACAaggagctctgctgtcccctggttgtggggacagagccaggGGTGGGACAaggagctctgctgtcccctggtTGTGGGGACAGAACCAGCAGGGCAGGACAaggagctctgctgtcccctggttgtggggacagagccaggGGTGGGACAaggagctctgctgtcccctggttgtggggacagagccaggGGTGGGACAaggagctctgctgtcccctggttgtggggacagagccaggGGTGGGACaaggagctctgctgtgggcacagagccagcagctgtcccccagctccctggggTGGGCATGGCCACCATCTGGCCCTCGGGGGGACCCTCAAGATCTTGTGGGACCCCCAAAGGGGTGCAGAGCCCACGGGTCCCTCTCAGctcccccagcatcccctggccATGGCCATGTCCAGCCGGTGGCCGAGGGGGTGGCTGGAGCCTGGGGGCAGCGCTGGGGACCAGCAGGGCCTGGGGCTCGCTGTGCCTGCCCCCGTCCTGCAGGCAGCTCTTCCAGGGCAGCTATTCCTGgccctgggatggggaggagggtGGGAGGAAGGCTTCAGGGAGCTGAGGGCTATTTCTGGCTCGGCTTCGTGACCTGCCAGGCCCCCCCTTGGCCACTCTGTCACCccccctgtgccaggctgtccctgagccTGCAGCCCGAGGCTCCCCACACGTGGCCCAGGTGGCCCTGGCTGGCGTGGGACAGCTGCCACACGCCCTGCGAGGCAGGTTTGTCACAAGACCGTGATGCTGTCTGCGATCTCCTGATGTCACCTGGCAGCAGGGAGTGCCCTAAATAGGTGAACCCTGCCCCTGAGGTGATTTTGTGTCACCCTGCAGAGGGTGACTAAGGCAAAGTGGCTCAGTGGGGGAAAAAGGACAGTCACTGCCAACCAGGTGTGCCAAAGTCTGGCAGCTCCGTGGCCTGTCCCCCTTCCTGGCAGGCCACGCTGTGGAGTGACCCCagaagggagcagagggcacCAGGAGTggtcccagtgccccccagatGTGGCTGTGGCACAGTCACACATTGGCATGTCCCCCACCAGATCTATATATGGGCCTGCCCTCTCCGGCCCGGTGGCACCGGCATCTCAAGTGACAccggggagggagggggggtcTATTTTTAGCCCCTGAATGGATCGGAGCTGGAGCCGGGCTCTCTGCCCCCGTGGCATCATGTTGTGCTGGGAGGGTTCTCCTGCGTGGCTCCTCGAATGGCTCCGTCCCcgcctggggctgggggacaggTAGGACGGGCTTTGTCACCTCCCCGCTTGTCCTGCTGCCGGATCCCCCCTCGGGCTGCTCTGCACCTCCCTCCCCAGGGCCTCGGGGCTGCTTCCATGGCTTTGCTGGAATGTCCCGATCGCGCTGTGCTTCGGGAATGCTCGGGAATGCCAGCCCCAGCTTTTAGGGTGGATTGTGAGgcaaaaggagaagggaaggggggTGTGAGGTGAGATGCTGCTGTGGAGAGAAAGCCAAACTTTCTTTGCAGCTGTGGGGAGAATCCCAAAGCTCTGGAGATGATCCCAAAGCCTTTGTGCAACTCTAGGGAGAATTCCACAGCTCCGGGGATGATCCCAAAGCACCGgtgcagccctggggagaaTTCCACAGCTCTGGGGATGATCCCAAAGCACCGGTGTACCtgtgggaaaaatcccaaagcccTGGGCCTCATCCCAAAGCACCGGTGCAGCTGTGGGGAGCATCCCAAAGCTCTGGGGATGATTCCAGAGTTCCGGtgcagctgtggggagcagagggggtGGCAGGGGCCTCTCTCACTCCTGTCTGGCTCGTGGTCCAGCACAGCCATCCCCATCCTGCTGAGGTTTCTAAGGGCTGGAATTTCCAGCTGGGTTTCAGCTGGAAACGGGTGAGGAGGAGTAGCTGGAAGGGAGGAACTGGGACAATAATTTGGGGGCACACACGTGGACTCCTTCTGCCCGCAGCGGGTGCCGCCAGCTCCTCCCTGACCTCTCCCCGCTCCCCTGCCCGCAGGCATGGATAACTTCGAGTACAGCATCCATCTGAACGACCGCGAATGGGCTGAGTTCTTCCAGGCCTCCGAGGAGTGCAGCCTGGCACCGGCCTCGCTGGCCACGGCCGAGGAGCAGTGCCTCAGTGACATTGAGCAAGGGGACACCTCGGGACGGGACTGTCCCCGCAGCGGCGACCGGGGGATCGCAGCCAGGCCGGGCAGCGAGCCAGGGGCTGGCACGGGCAGGCCTGCCCCACGTGGGGTGGCCAgtgacacagccctgagctggcCCCAGCGTGGGCACCTCTCGGTGCCGGAGCTGCTGTCGGGCAGCGAGGACGAGGCggagctgggctctgtgggCAGGTTCCTGTGTGACAGCGAcaagcccagcctggcacccGCTGCCATGCCCAGCGCACAGAGGAGGCAGCCACCAAGGCCACCCGCGGCCACCACGGCCGgtggcacagcccaggacaACCCCGGGCAGGACGCGGCGGAGAAAGGAGAGTCCGGAGACAGCCAGGCCATGGAGACCCCCGTACCCCCCGAGCAGGgcgggcaggcaggagggggaCAAGCCCcggtggcacagccaggagcgctggtggcacagccagaggctccagcagcctctgggtCCGCGGAGGGATCGGCCGAGAGCGGCGCTGAGCCCGGGCTGCGGGGACCCTCGGGGGACCCCCCGAGCCCAGCCCCGGGGTCGGTGCCCAGGGTGGCACCGGAGGAGGAGAAGGCGGGCACGGAGCCGAGCTCCCCGGGCGGATCTCCCAGCGTGGTGAGACCCAAGGTGCCGGCACAGCCGAGGAAGAGCCGCAGGCAGCGCGGAGCCAGCTCCACCgagggggacagggaccctGCGGGGGCTGCGGCACCGGGAGCCACCGGAGCCGGGAAGGCACCCCCGACCTCCCCGATGTCCCCTCGgaagggcagagggaaggaCAAGGCGGCCAAGGGAGCGCTGGTGAGGCTGGGGAGCGAGGAAGCTGCAGAGAACAAGCGGTCAGTGCCCGGCCCGGGCGGGGACGGCGGCGATGCCGGGACTGCTCCCCCAAAGCAGAGGGGGAAGGAGCCGGGGGCGCAGTCCCCAGGGAAGGCAAAAGCCACCAAGAacccaagggcagggcaggccgGTGGCTTGGGCGTACGTGACAGTGTCCCAGAGGTCCCTGGAGACGCAGAGCCATGCCAGGAGATGCCAGGGAAGCCTCTGCAGCCCGGGAGTGCAGCAGCTTTTGGAGGGAATGCtgctgagggggctgggggggatcCTGCTGCTGAGatccctggaattcctgctgctgagatccctggaattcctgctgctAAGAtccctgcagttcctgctgctgagatccctggaattcctgctgctgagatccctgcagttcctgctgctgagATGCCTGGAATTCCTGTAGCTGAGATTCCCAGAAAACCCTCAGAGATCCCTGaagttcctgcagctgggatcCCTTGGGAGCCTGCACCTGCCATTCCCAGGAAACCTGTGGCTGAAATCACTTGGGAGCCAGCAGCTGGGATCCCCAGGATTCCTACAGTGGGGATCCCTTGGGAGCCTGCAACAGGGATCCCCAGGAGTCCTTCCATTGAGATTCCCAGGATCCCTGCAGCTGAGATCCCCAGGATCCCTGCGATTGAGATCCCCACGATTTCTGCTCCTGGGGTCCCTTGGGAAGCTGCAGCTGAGATCCCCAGGGCCAGGAGCCCCCTGTGCTTTGCTGACGGGGCCTCTCCCAAATCCAACTCTCTGGATGTGACCTGGCCCGAGATGTACGAGTACCTGTTCTGTGATTCCCAGGAGGAGGACGAGCTGGGGAGCTCCTTGGAGGGGAGGAAATCCCCCTTGCAAAGGGAAATCTCCTGGCCTGAACTCTACGAGTATTTGTTCAATGAACCagaaggaagcaggaaaaaaggcaaagctaaagacaggaaaagaaagaagttcAGCGGCTTGGAGAGCACTGGGATGCAAAAGGAGGATCCCAGCTCCGCCCCAGGCAAGGACACCGTGGTTATCTCAGTCCCTGATGTGTATGAACACTTCTTCCCAGAGAGACCCCAGAACAGGAtgggctggagagggattttctCCATGGCTCCGGCCTCCGAGGTGAAGAAAGCTGTGGGGGCTTTGAGttccctgctgcaaaggcaaatCCAGCTGGGAGGAGGCCAAGCCCCAAGCTCCCAGGCCCTGGTGCCCAGGAGATCTGGAGAGGAGCTCGCCCTGGTCCCGCTGGGAGGAGCCCAGGTGTGGCCAGAAGATGCAGACAGGACCCTGGCACTGAGAGGTAAATCCTGTTATCCCCTGAAGGGACAtgtcctgggctgtgtcacCCTGGCTGTCTCTTGGGAtgctcccctgtcccctcaggcTGTCCCTTGGGATGctccctctctctgtccccaTGCCAAGCAGTATGGACAGGGAATGTGGGACTGTAAGACACACTCTGATCACAAAATCACCCTCTGGACACCTCAGAGGTCACCTGGACATTGTTCCTGGAGGCAGGTGAGAGAAATGGGAATAAAGGGAGAAGCTCGACCCACAAGGACAGGCAGGGGATTTGTCTTTGAGCTTAAATGATGCTCAGAGCCTCAGAGTTTAATATTAAACCCAAACAATGAGGGAGCTATCCCAAAAGGACCCTCAAAATGCAGCTTTCAGTCTGTTTGCACAGAGAAAAACCCCTTTGAGGTGGTCACAGCTAATTAATAAGccagttttaattaaaagcttgATCAAACTAATAGGAGCAAAAATAACTTGATCTTGAGATTGGCCTGCAAGTTGTTCCAggctggaactgctgcagggcagggaatgcagcagggcagggaatgcagcagggcagggaatgcAGAGCACTCAGGGATGTTTTCACCCCTGGAGGGGTGGGGAGAGATGCTGAGCACTCTCAGATTTGTTCTTCGTGTGCTTGGAGACACTGGTGACAGGAAGGGACCTCGCCTGTGTCCCCAGGAACTGCTCTGTCCTAAATCTGCTCCTCCTCAGAGCCAACCCCAGCCACCACAGAGAGTTGGGAAGGTCAGCAGGGAGGTGGTGAGGCAGCCTGGGGTTGGCTTTAACAAACATTCCCTTGGGGTTTTCAGCCAAGTGCAAGACCCAGAGGGGTGACAAATGTGCCACCGTCCTTTGGGAACGCACAGAGCCCTGAACAAACCCCTTTGACTTCACTTCTGGTGAAGATGAAAAACAAATCCGGGGCTGATTTCCTGGGATTCGCTGTCCCAGAGGGAGGGCAGGGGTGGCAGAGGAGGTGGCACAAAGCCCCCAGACCTCGTGGTCCTGTCgtgacaggagcagcagaggaccCTCGGGTGCTGAGCCACAAGGACATGTGCCTCGTCTTCTGTGCCTTCGCCTCCTGGGCCGTGAAGACATCTGACCTGCAGGCTCCGGATGCCTGGAAGACCAGTACGTACAGTGCCCGCCTGGAGAGGGGTGGGAAGGGCTCTGGGGGACACTtggcaaggagaaaaaaatcgGGATATTTatacctgctgctgcctgtggggaAGTGCagcttttttcctggttttccaaAGTGGTTTCCACACCTTCTCTGTCCTCTAATCCTGATTCCTGCTCATTTGTCTTGTGCTTTCCCTACAAAgtggctgctggctggagctgagctggatCCACAGCCTTGCAGGCCCCGACAGGGATCAGTTTGTCAGGATTTCCTCAGGACCTGCAGTGAGTCTGTTTAGATTCCCTCATCCTGGCTGGAGCAAAATTCCCGAGTTCTTCCGATGTGCTCGGAAGGTTTAATCTCCTcaaacacagctcagctgaGGCATCATCCTCCTGCACTGAGTCCTGTAATTCCCTGGGGATCTCTGGGATCCTCTCCTCTCCACCCCCAGCATTTGGAAGCCGAGGAAACACAAATCCACGGAATCCCACAGGAGTGGGGATGGTTGGATGAGCAGGGAATAGCCCTGGGAGAACAACATTCCCAATTCCTGCCCTGAATGCAGCAGGTCCAGCCCTGGAGAACCCTTCCAGAGCAGCATTCCTCACTTGCTGCCCTGGAGAGCCCCTTCCATGGGAAGAAATGCCAGGATCGAGGcttcctgcagcttttccaggcgAGGAATGTTCCCTGCTAAGGTCACCAGGAAGCTGACACCCGGGCTGGGAATAGCTCCTGAGCTAAGCTGCTCAGTGCCATCGTCACAAGCAGCTCTTGGCCCCTTCCCCCCTTGGCTGCTGAGTTTTTGGGATGGAGGACGTGGCCCTGGGAAAGGTGTGGAAAGCAGAATACGCTCCTCGTGCCCTGGGATGGAATAACCTGGagaggagggaggcaggagcGGCTCCACAGCCCGGAGCTGCCATTCCCTCTGGGCATTTGGGCTTCTAGCAAGCTGGATTTATATTCCTCTGACACCTAAATCCAAATTCAATCTGAATTTATATTCCTTTAACACCTAAATCCAAATTTAATCTGAATTTATATTCCTTTAACACCTAAATCCAAATCCAGTCTGAATTTACAGCATGGAGTCCAAAACACATGGCTTGGATTCCCTTTTGTGCTTGGGAATCAAGGGAATTTAACGTCTCTTATAAACCAAATCAAAAAATATTGGGTGCAAGTACGGGGCAGAGCTTGATTTGTGTTTCATCCCCATTAGTTGTTTCTTGTGTCCCTGCATTTTTTTGATTTGAGGTTTTGgatcttttctgcttttggctGGGACCAGAAAATCCCtagaaaatcccaaaaattggatttttcttGGCATCCTCCTGGTCCAAAGAGAAGCAGGAAATGAAGGTGCTGTCCTGAAGCcctggtgggatttttttttctagtgtgtCTTTGTCATGAAAGATCAAACCTCCACTTGAACCCATGGCCCCAACCAATCCATGAAATCCCCATGTGGATCTGTGCATCCACCCGATCCATGAAATCTCCCTCTGGATCTCTGGATCCAACCACTGCACACCACCTATTGGGCATTTCCCTTaaaaacagccttttttttttcatggaatggTGATGTCTCCATGCACCCAAACTTTGGGGTTAGATGTGAACAGGCTGTGGACAAATTCCCTGTGGTGGGATCGCgaagaaaaagcaggaggggacagggaagggaagggaagggaagggaagggaagggaagggaagggaagggaagggaagggaagggaagggaagggaagggaagggaagggaagggaagggaagggaagggaagggaagggaagggaagggaagggaagggaagggaagggaagggaagggaagggaagggaagggaagggaagggaagggaagggaagggaagggaacgACCCCCGCGTGTCCCACGGAGCAGTTTGTGACCCCCATGGCTGGGAAAATCTCCCGAGCTCTGGGAGTCACTGTGGGAATGTGCTGGGCTCTTTTCCAGTGTTCCTGGCAAGCTTCGGCACCCTCTCGGCCATCCGCTACTTCCGAAGGCAGGTCAGGGAAGGGCACCCCCGGACTTAACCCCGGCCACGCCGGAGCCGCTGCCCCAGGCTGGGACTTTGCTCTGGACAGTGGGAAAAGCCTGGAGCCAGCACCGAGGATTTGTCCGGCCCCATCCGGACGGGAcagggtggcacagggagcGGGACCCTCCCGGGGACAGGAGCTGACGgtaggacaggacaggacaggacaggacaggacaggggtggctctgcccttccctgggGATGCCCGGTGGCACCGCTGGTCCCTCGTCCCTGCTGGAGTCACCTGGGAGGCACGGAGAAAGCAGGGAAGTGCTTCATCCcgacaaaaaacaaacaaacaaacaaagcaaaccaaaccaaaacccaaaaccaccgGGATACCTGCGAAGGAGGACAAGGAGAGCTTTGAGAAGAGCTCGGCTAAgcctgggctgggcagcagctccagggggaTGGAGGGGCCGCTCCCTTGGCAGAGCCCAGCGCTCCCGTGACCGCTTCGATGGCTCCAGGAGGGCTCAAATCCTCTTGGCTTTCACTCCGAGAGGTCCCAGCTCGGTGCAGAGGCTCAGGGATAAGGTTTCTGCCGCACCGTGAGCCGGAGCCGGCCGAGCCACCCATGGGTCTGTCCCTGGGGACACCTTCTGCAGGACAGGACGGGCTGGGGTCACACACCGGGGAAGGGGAGGGTCCTGCGGGACAAGCACAgggtgggaagggagcagggaaggggctgagctcagggaagTGCCGGGAAAGAGGACAGGAGGATGTTggagagcagagagg
It contains:
- the PERM1 gene encoding PGC-1 and ERR-induced regulator in muscle protein 1, translated to MDNFEYSIHLNDREWAEFFQASEECSLAPASLATAEEQCLSDIEQGDTSGRDCPRSGDRGIAARPGSEPGAGTGRPAPRGVASDTALSWPQRGHLSVPELLSGSEDEAELGSVGRFLCDSDKPSLAPAAMPSAQRRQPPRPPAATTAGGTAQDNPGQDAAEKGESGDSQAMETPVPPEQGGQGSAESGAEPGLRGPSGDPPSPAPGSVPRVAPEEEKAGTEPSSPGGSPSVVRPKVPAQPRKSRRQRGASSTEGDRDPAGAAAPGATGAGKAPPTSPMSPRKGRGKDKAAKGALVRLGSEEAAENKRSVPGPGGDGGDAGTAPPKQRGKEPGAQSPGKAKATKNPRAGQAGGLGVRDSVPEVPGDAEPCQEMPGKPLQPGSAAAFGGNAAEGAGGDPAAEIPRARSPLCFADGASPKSNSLDVTWPEMYEYLFCDSQEEDELGSSLEGRKSPLQREISWPELYEYLFNEPEGSRKKGKAKDRKRKKFSGLESTGMQKEDPSSAPGKDTVVISVPDVYEHFFPERPQNRMGWRGIFSMAPASEVKKAVGALSSLLQRQIQLGGGQAPSSQALVPRRSGEELALVPLGGAQVWPEDADRTLALRGAAEDPRVLSHKDMCLVFCAFASWAVKTSDLQAPDAWKTMFLASFGTLSAIRYFRRQVREGHPRT